The Fusarium falciforme chromosome 4, complete sequence genomic interval CCCGCGCCGACAGATCTAGCCTCCGAGTGGAATCCAGCTCCCAAGCCCGGGTCCCAGACTGACGATTTGGGTGCCGCCGGGAACGCTCAAGATTTGACCCGAAAGAACGACAGCGCCACCGGTTTGGATTATGGCACACACCACCTACCTGGAACAGGAGGACCAGCACGCCCCAGTGACTGGAGGCAATCGTTTTGAGACAGACAACCGCTCTGTTCCCGCCGCCGTGGATGAAGATGGTTATGCCGTTCCAGCCGGACTCGCAGTCGGAAATGACAAGCCAAATGTTCAGCCGACGGCCACTGGCCGCAACGCTCGAGTCGCATGGACCGCGCCTCAGAATCGTTTGGTTGACGATGCCACCCGCCGATTGCAACTGGCCTATCCAGACAAGAAGGTCGTGCGTGTTTTGCCTTGGCCCGTTGAGATGGCTCCTGCGCCGAGTTGAGAACTCAGAGCCTCAACAGACCGACCTCGCGACTATTCCCCACGCCGCCTCGGCCAGTCTTCAGATGGCCCGGCACATCGACTCCCTCCGTGCGACAAGCTATGCAGAGAAGGCTCCCGCAGCCGTGTTTAACTCGTTTTCGGAATTAGCACGGTCCATAGTACAGGAGGATCCGGACAAATGGGACAATATCATGCGAGCCTGGGAAGAGAGATAAACCGACCCGATAACCTACGACGTGAACCGCAACACCCATGAGGAAGCGTTCTAAGAGTTAGTCAAGGCAGCTATCGagactattactattatatacttaactCCAGTCACCATAGTCGAGTTTGCAAACAAGACAACCTTCACTCCGGGCTTCATCGTGGTTAACGAAGCGGCTAGATTGTCTAAGAACTTGTCGATGGCTGTCCAGTCCAAGTGGCCAAGTTCCCCCTGCCTCCTCATCGGAGATACCAAGCAGTTCAAGCCCTTGGCCCTGGCTGGACAACAAAAGTCTTTCCGTTCAATCTTTGGTGATCAGCGACAGGTTAGCCTGTTCCATCGAGTCGAGAATACCGGACGCCTAGTGGCACAGCATCGAACATCTCAAATCCCAAGAGCTCAACGCATTCAACATCCGTCTCCAAGATCGAGTTACTCTTTCGTTCCGCATGAAGCGACAGACGACTACCTGGTTCCACGTTTTGATAGATACCAGTGGCAAGCTTCTCCCCGGCTTTGAGGCGAACACAGTCGCACGCACCAGCCTAGCACGCCGGCCAAGATATAAACGAGACGCCAAAACTTCAGAGAGAGTTACTAACTCTTCTtaaggaagatgaagaattttatattaatatagtaaaaaCACtcaaaatatattataacaaAGGTAAGACTTTAGATCTTTTTGATCTATTCTTTTTATCCATTATTAACTATCTTTAGATGAGGATAATCTATATATGTTTATACTCGTGTCTCGTTTTCTCCTTGACCCAGGTGCCTGGCCCTGGTCACGGGCATGATCTTCACGTTCGACTTGAGATCACCGCTGGTGAATACTCCCAGCCGTCTATGCATCTACAGTTTCTCGTTCGACATGGTGCTGATTATGACGTCTTTCTCGATGTCATTGTTCCTCTCAACACTATACTTGGCGTCATTTCGGTGCATGACCTCGAGTCTACAGATGAAGCCGCCTTAGCTCCTCTATTTGCCTTCAAGGCAATGGATTTGTCTGAGCTTCTTCACTGTGCCCGGCGTGACAAATTCGACGAGAAGCTTGATGAGTGTGATTTCTCTTCACCTGCGCGTCTTGTTCCGAAGATTACGAAGACCGTTCGCCACATGCGCGTTGATGCGGCATGGTCTAGGCTGTTGGAGATTGAGAACTTGGCTTTCCACAAGCGATGGGATTCCCACCCGGAGACCACTCGCCAGATCGTGTCTGCAGTGGTTTCCCGTTTGCACACTGCTGAGCAAATGTCCCTCTGCTTCTGGTTCTTCCCTGGAGACTCCTTTCAGAAGCATTGGTGGAAGCTTCTCGGCGAAATGCGAACTCTTTGCCCGCCTTATGCCAAATATCTCACCGAGGTCCGCACCGATTACTCCGACCTAACATACAACAATCTGGGTGTCTTGCAGGACGACCGCCCCGCCAAGCCCGTATCCGCGGTGACTGTCTCCCACAACGACGAGCATTGTACGGTTACCTTGATCGCCAATACTGCCGAAGAACAGCAAATTGTTGATGGTCAGGCCACTCGATTGAGATACATTCCCATCGAGTCAATTTAAATCCGATTTTTCCTCCCCCTATCCGTCATCCTCTCAAGTATCCTAGTTagctaaagatatattataacaaAGGTAAAGCTTTTGAGTTTCTTTGCTTATTCTTACTatactctttttattatctttggGGGAGGATAAGCTAAAGGGGTTTTCTCTGTCCGCCGTACGTGTGACATTTGCTGATTTGCGTGCGAGGATGCATTGCATTTGACTCAAGCATGGTGACATTTGATTGTCAGGCGGATAATTGTGTTGGGTGACACCCTCTGAAACCAACGAAGTAAGCAGGCTAAAGAGCTTCTGGGAAGTAATGGTAGTGAGGTGATGGTTGGGTCCGCCGACGGAGCAACCTTGGTACAAACTCAAGACATTTGGACTATCTTGGAGAGAAAGGGTAGCTAAGTCACGTAGTAGGTGAAGAACTGGGAAAGCGGATACgaagggatggatggatattCTACTTTTTCAATGACGTATTCATCATACACgagatcaaagaacacacGAAGAGACACACAGCAACATCAAAACCCAATGCTTCACAACACCGTAAACCTAAGATAAAGTCAAGCTTCTATAGCCATAGAAACTCAATGGTGGATGGATTGATATGTGTTGAATGATTGAGCAAAAGCGCAAGTGTTACTTCTCGATATGCCGAGTAGTTCTATAGCATCGGATAGGATGGTTTCTCTATGAAGGAATAGGATGGGTTTTGGTCAGGTTTACTTTAGTTGCAGAACATGGTGGACGAACAGGCTACACGCATGATGAACACTATCTTCATCAATAGTGTATTCTCGCACTGGATCCTGAAGCTTGACGGCTTTGACGTCCACGGTCTTCAAGCCAATAGCTCCATCACAACATACCGGGTGACAATCCCCACCGATAAGACATTGCCACTGGCCTTGTTCCGGAGATTGGCGATTGGTGATCGGTATCGCATGTGTTATTGTGCGTGCTTTCCATTCGGGTAACCGTGTAGCCATCAATGAGGACTAGGCCGCGAAGCTGGAGAATGAACTGCCAGCTAAGGTCCAAGGCTCGTTCGTGCGGAGGCGGCCTATCACGTTGACTTCACGTCGACTTCCCATATATTCCCCTGGAGCACAACACTAGACCTGGAAAGACCCCTTACTCAAGAAGTTGACGCTCTCTCCGCCCGTTCGAGCTGTGGGATCAGGCGCTCGATGCTCGTCTCTCGCCATCAACCAACACGCCTTTCGCAACTCCTACGGCCAACGAGCTGTTCTACAGCACAACCATTGGACTCGACCGATCTAGTGGATGCAACAAGCCAACACACCTTCTTGGTTTGACTCGATGAGGACGTTACACCCACCGACAGGAAACTCAAGGTGGGTATGAGCTCGAACGGGTTGAGTCTGTTGGATCATAGGCCACGATACACAGGCGAAAGTCACGCGGAGAGCTTGCGCACAACGACGAAACCTGGCTAATCTCGATATGAAACTGCAGTCCCTTGGGACACTCGGATGGGAGAGATCATGTACTCAGCAGACAGATAGAAATGATGAGGGAAGGTGCTCCCGCCTGCCATGTGGAAAGCCGTTGCGCATTACCTAAATTTAGGTGGATGGCCCCACCCCACTATTTTTGATCCATGGCGGAATGACTAAGCACAAAACACCAAGCCCGGACATCGCGAAGCCAAAAATCCGGGATGGGAGAgagcaaaaagaaaaattcCCCAAAAATCGAAAAATGTCGCAAAAAGCTAGCACTTCACCGTTTCGATCGGTGGTCCTCCGGGTTATGAGCCCGGCGCGCTTCCGCTGCGCCAAAGTGCTTTGTTGTTCGTTGAAGAGTGGTCGTTTAACCTGGTATATGATCTGTGGGTTTTGGTCCACTTGCGCGCCACCCCGGCGCCTGAGTGGCTGATTCAGGGCTGCAGGTGAGAGCCAATGACTCACGTTTGAGTTTGGTGAGAAAAAAGCTGGCTGGGATGCCTTGATTTCACCCCAAACGGGGTGTGAATGACCCTCAGGCCGTTGGAGCGACTTTTGCATGAGGCACTGTAGTATCGCTCACATTTTTGCCAATTTTCCTCCTAGATGGTTGACATTGGTGTTTTCCTTGCTATGTCTGCCCACTGAGACTCATATTGCAAGATTGCATGAGCTACATCCGAGTTCCATTCAACTGAACCTCTTGCTTGCTCTCCCTACCCTAGGcagtcaccatcaccacctgaTAGTTAAATATACTCTCACATTCTTTCTCTATACAACAATACATGTTTGATGGGGAAAGGGGAAAATAAAGgcggcttttttttttttttttttttttttttttttttagacaGTGTCATATCATGCTGCTTAATCAATATGCCCACACTCGCTCTTGTGGCGCAACTCGGGGGCATTGAGGCTATTCGCACATCAACCAAAACCTGCCCAGTGAGCAAACAGTCTACCGTGTCTTTTCATGACACTAAGTATCGAAGCATGGCCAGGCCCCTTGGCTACATGTTCGACATAAAGGTTCATTGCCCATCTTCGCCGGTCTTTAGGACGTCGCCTTGGTTAATTTCCTGGTTGACCATGCGATCGATGTCATTGAGGTCAAGTTTAGTGTAAGAGATCAGgttttctcctccttctttttgCCACTTCCTTCCGAGTTCGCGGAAACAGGCTACATCTACTATGATGCAGTGGACAAAGTCAACAACGACCTGGAGATTCTCGCCCTCAGTCATTGGCTATCATGATGTTGTCAATGCTGCCTCTCTTTCTTTATCATTCCTACTAATCTCGACGTAAACTTGGGAGTTTGGGTCTGCCATTGTCATTGTTTTTGTAGGCACCCAGTGTCAGCTTACCTGAGGCAAACCACAACACCCAGCTATTCTTGGGAAGTACAGCCTTAGGTATTTATCGCTGTCATGTCCATCGATCATATTCAATGCTCATCTGCGATCTTTGATCTTCCGGGGTCTCGACTAGTTCCGGCTCGGTTCCGGCCAGTTCCTACGGCAGGGCGATCGGGGCTGAGGATCGGGAGTGGCCCCACCGCTACACTGAGTCGTAACCCGGACCAATAGCGTGGATGGCTTTTTGATGCTCACCAGGCAAAAGACCATTATCAACAAGGCAATTCTGCCGTCTTTCAAGCTGCATGTCCAAAAGTACAGTACAGTGTATGGTGCCTGAAAAAGAGGTCAAGGCAGCCTCCAGAAGGTTCGGGGCGGGGCCGCCGGTTTGTTTGTGTCGCTGTTTGCCTGGCTCATGACCAGGCTTTGAGTAACGGTACTTTCAGGGACCTGAGATGAGTACGAAGGGTCCATGCATGgatgttgaagatgagggGGGCTTGAGAGTGATGGTTTTCAACCACAGGATGTTCGCCATGTCACAAGTGATGTCAAAAGCTCAGCTAGCCATGATACTGGCAAGGCGGCAGAAAAACCTTTTACACCCCAAGTCTAGACACAAAGAACCTCAAAAAATGCACCATGGCTCTTCAGCTAGAGAGTCAGGTACCTTTTGGCAGACCAGGGACGTACCTGTAGGGACCTCGGGGGCGAAAAGTGAACGAATCAGTGAAACATGGTTGCTACGGGGGCAGGGGGGGGCTCCCAGGTTGGGCGTCTTCTGGCCCAAAGAGAAGAGACGCCGGCGCGCGTGTGGCTTCTAAGAGGGGGTGCGGGGCCATTTAATCGGACCCTGCGGCTGGAGAGAAAAAAATGGAAGAACTTCTGGCCACTGCCGCAGTCTTTCTTGAGGCCGCGGGACGGGGAATCGGGGCGTTTTGGCAGGGGACCGTGTTAGTGAGGTACCTGCACAGCCTTGTCATGACGCCTATGGGAGCCTGGGTTAGGTTCTTTGGCTTGGGGGAGTGTGTGGTGTAAGCGCCTGCTTACGGGAGCTGAGATGGAAGCTGAGAAGTGAGGAAGATGCTGGAAAAGGGGGCAATAGAAGAAAATAGTCAGAGTAATAGATTGATACAGATTACGGACAGGCAAGAGGCTGAATACTTGCACTCCTCGTAGCATCAACTCGCCTTTGATAGCCCAACTCCTCCGAGGCCCGCCAGTGTGGTACGCCTAACCAAGTCCCTCGTACCAAGGCCCAGGTCGTGCATTATCAGCACCGCCACAGAATCGACATTCTTCTACACAATTCCATGAGGTGCACGCTTCGCCGGCCGGCGACCCTTCCTTGCGCCTGCTCGCTGCTGCAGCCTCCCTTTCTTCTCAAAAGCCGTCCCTCATCAATCCCCAGCGCCTGACCTCGACATCGACGTCGTTGCTCAACATCTCCTCTCTTCGTGTCGCGcgactctcttctcttcttgcctTGTATTCATCAAAGGCTGAGTGCTTCATCTGATCGATCGAACgcctccatcgtcgtcgtcgaatcgccctcgccctcgccctccacTTCCCCGATTTTCGTCCACTCAGGAAAAGAGAGCGAACCCGTGCAACTTCTCTTGCTGCCCCGCCGTCGGAAACTCGAGATAAACCCTTTTTTTCTGGGAACAAGGTACGAACATATAATACCTGCGTTGCATCGCCAAGGCGTGTTCGGTCTCTGCGCTTTGATGCAATTTTCTTCTTTTGGCAACTTTGCGTTTGCCGCGCGCGCAAACTCGGGAGCCTCTTTGTCTACTTTGTTTGGAGCTTTACTAATACTTAACCCCCCAGCCCTTCCCTCTCCTCGCCGACAACAACTTGAAATCCTTCCACAACACAACAACACACAACACCGCCAACATGGTCAAGGAAACCAAGTTCTACGATACCCTGGGGGTAAGTATCTTCCAAGTCAGCCTGGCAACTCTGGCCTTGCGCTAAAacattatactaggtttccCCAACTGCCACTGAgcaggagctcaagaaggcctACAAGACTGGTGCCTTGAAATACCACCCTGGTACGTCCCTTGATACTAGCCCTTGCGTCACCAGCAACTAACATTTCACAGACAAGAATGCGCACAACCCCGCTGCAGAGGAAAAGTTCAAGGAAATCTCCCACGCCTACGAAATTCTCTCCGATTCACAGAAGCGCCAGATCTATGATCAATATGGCGAggccggcctcgagggcggtGCCGGCGGTGGTGGCATGGCGGCCGAGGACCTGTTTGCCCAGTTCTTCGGCGGAGGCGGCTTTGGAGGAGGTCTTGGCGGCATGtttggaggcggcggcggcatgAACCGTGGCCCTCCCAAGGCCCGAACCATCCACCACACTCACAAGGTCTCCCTCGAGGATATCTACCGCGGCAAGATCTCCAAGCTCGCTCTTCAAAGGTCCATCATCTGCCCCAAGTGCGAGGGTCTTGGTGGCAAGGAGGGCGCTGTCAAGCGCTGTCCTGGCTGTGATGGCCACGGCATGAAGACCATGATGCGCCAGATGGGTCCTATGATCCAGCGATTCCAGACTGTCTGCCCCGACTGCAACGGAGAGGGTGAGAttatcaaggagaaggaccgATGCAAACAGTGCAACGGAAAGAAGACTACCGTCGACCGCAAGGTCCTCCACGTCCACGTCGACAAGGGTGTTAGAAGCGGCACCAAGGTCGAGTTCCGAGGTGAGGGTGACCAAGCGCCTGGTGTCCAGGCTGGCGATGTCGTTTTCGAGATTGAGCAGAAGCCTCACGCCCGCTTCACTCGTCGGGAAGACGACCTGCTCTATGTTTGCGACATCGAGCTCATCACTGCCCTTGCCGGTGGTACCATCTACGTCGAGCACCTCGACGACCGGTGGCTCGCCATTGATATCCTCCCTGGTGAGGCCATTGCTCAAGGTTCGTACCCAATTCCTCACGTACCCCAAATGTGACCCGAGCTGACCCTTCCAGATGCTGTCAAGATGGTTCGCGGCCAGGGTATGCCTTCTCCCAGGCACCACGACTTCGGCAACATGTACATCCGGTTTAACGTCAAGTTCCCCGAGAAGAACTGGACCGACGACCCCGAGGTCTTCGAGTCCCTCCGAAAGGTTCTTCCCCCACCCTCTGTCCAGAACATTCCTCCTCCCGATGCCATGTCGGAGCCcgccagcctcgaggatCTCGATAACCAAGCTCAGACCAGAGTCTTTGGTAACTCGGACGGTATgatggatgaagatgatgaggatggccacCCTGGTGGCGAGCGCGTGCAGTGCGCTTCGCAGTAAGCCAACTGCCACTGAGCCAGCACTCTATTCGAGTGCAGCAACAACTCTCGACGCCATAGCGGCGTCGGCTGCCAAATCGTCGTCTCTCAATCAGGAACGCAAAACATCACCTGCGTGGGACGACGACGCAGCTGAGGAAGGGCGCTGACGAGCCGATCAGCGTCGCCTAATCATTCAATGATACCATAACGAGCGGAGGATATAGTCTGTGCAGTGATGGTGTTCACGCGAGGCTACCGGGGAGGGGTgagccgaggaggagctgagTGGACTTTGTCACGCACTTTAAGGATCGTGTTTCGGGGTCGTGGGAGCATTTGATCTGACTGGGAGGCGTTTTGAGGTCATAGACGATTAAATGAATTTGGTAGTTGCAGACGTAGACCACGAACATGATGATTTTGATTTACAGTTCTTTCAGAGTCTCAACAATGTGTGAAGCTTTTCAAGTTGAATTATATTCATTGAACGTGAATGTTCTTTATTTTTGCTTGTGATGCCATTACTCCGCAACCTCTGCGTCTGCCATCATCTCTGTACCCTGCGCTTCaccctgctcctcctcctgctccgACTGCTTTCTTAGGTTCTCCGTATTATACAGCAAGCTCTTAACCACCTTTTCCTCAACATCGAGCTCCGCGGCTTCGACATCTTCATCGCTCACAAGAGCCGTTGTGCTTGTGGCGAGCTTCTCATCAGTCATGGTCAAAGAGTAGATGGCCAGACTCTTTGCCTTTGTAGGGTCGCTGGGATCGAGAGCGGCGATGATCTTGGGCGACTCATCGCCGCTGGCGGGCTTGACGGCGAGGTCAAGGGGGTTACCGGGGACTTGAATGACTGCAGGGTGGTTGAGGGTGTTTTCCTGGGTAAGCTGCCATGAGAAGATTGCCGGGATGCTATTGCAGTCAGTACATGTCAAATACAATATCAATCAGAAAACTTACCCCTCGCATATGGCCAAGATGTAAACAAGGTCAGTTCCCTCATGTGGGAATACCAACGTATGGAGGCTCGAGACGGCCACCTTGGTCAAATCCGGCAGAATCTCCTGGGCCAAAGACAAGATGCTCTTCCGTGACAGAAGCTTGCTAGCCTTCCAGTCCCACAAAAACAAGtcctcatcaccacctcCCGACACGAGCACATCCCCTCGAGGGACAGGAACCGTCATTGAGCTGATAAACTCCTTGTGGCCGAAGCAGAACCCCTCAATGACGTATGCTTGAGGAATGTATCTTGATAGTCTGATGTGCTCGTCGCGGTCGCCGGTGATGATGTATTGTCGCCCCTCGCTCTCGGCGATGGCAAGCGAGGTCAACATGGAGACGTGTCCAAGCAAGAGCGTGATTTCGAAACTGGGAACTTCAGCCTTGGACTCGGATTCGGCCTTGGTCCTCGTCGCAAGCTCCATCTGGCGCTGCTGATTGTTAAGAGCACGCAGGTTGCGCTTGGAGTGAACGGTGGTGGCATTGGCAGAGGGCTTGTAGGCGGGCTTGGCTGGCCCAGGAGTAGAGGGCTGAGAGGTGGCGGTTTGAGATTCGGGGTCAtagaggagagggagagcgTAGACGTCGCCAAACTTGTCGGCGCAGATGATCTGGGAGTCTGGTCCAATGGCTACATCACTCGGACGCTTGGGCATAGTTCTAACAGGTGTCAACTCATGAATGCCACATATCTTCCCGGCTGCAACATACCGCTTGCTGAGCTGAGTGAGGTTACCCTTTCCGTCATTCTCAAAAACCCAGATGGCCTTGTCGTGTCCTGTGATGGCCAGAACATGAGATCCGTCGCTAGTGCTTGTCAAGTGAGTGATGACAGGGCGGTCCGGAACTCGTGAGATGTTGTGCTCCTTGTTTCTTGGCTGATTCCTGTTTTTACTCTTCTTtcctcccttcttcttccctgaAGCCTGCTTGTCGGGATCCTCTTGCTCGGTCCCTTTGACTGCTTCTTCCTTTGGCTCTTCAACCTTTTGTCGCTTAGCCGGTGGTTCATCGCTGCCTTCTCCTTCGGCAGCGACAGGCTCCTGGCTCACAGGCTTCTCACTTGAGGCCTCATCTGAGATGGCCTTGACAGCAGCATCTACTTTGTCGACATCGGGATGCTTCCATGTCGATAGGTGAGCACCATCATCCAGGCTGAATGAGTGAATCTTTCCTCCCCGCGCGGCAAAT includes:
- a CDS encoding TRNA (guanine-N(7)-)-methyltransferase non-catalytic subunit TRM82 is translated as MKIPFNVVHVSGSVLFAARGGKIHSFSLDDGAHLSTWKHPDVDKVDAAVKAISDEASSEKPVSQEPVAAEGEGSDEPPAKRQKVEEPKEEAVKGTEQEDPDKQASGKKKGGKKSKNRNQPRNKEHNISRVPDRPVITHLTSTSDGSHVLAITGHDKAIWVFENDGKGNLTQLSKRTMPKRPSDVAIGPDSQIICADKFGDVYALPLLYDPESQTATSQPSTPGPAKPAYKPSANATTVHSKRNLRALNNQQRQMELATRTKAESESKAEVPSFEITLLLGHVSMLTSLAIAESEGRQYIITGDRDEHIRLSRYIPQAYVIEGFCFGHKEFISSMTVPVPRGDVLVSGGGDEDLFLWDWKASKLLSRKSILSLAQEILPDLTKVAVSSLHTLVFPHEGTDLVYILAICEGIPAIFSWQLTQENTLNHPAVIQVPGNPLDLAVKPASGDESPKIIAALDPSDPTKAKSLAIYSLTMTDEKLATSTTALVSDEDVEAAELDVEEKVVKSLLYNTENLRKQSEQEEEQGEAQGTEMMADAEVAE